A window from Populus trichocarpa isolate Nisqually-1 chromosome 3, P.trichocarpa_v4.1, whole genome shotgun sequence encodes these proteins:
- the LOC7458229 gene encoding uncharacterized protein LOC7458229 isoform X2, with protein sequence MASNKDGDPSLGYLTRKDTEVKLPRPTRVKNKTPAPIQITAEQILREARERQEADIRPPKQKITDSTELGDYRLRKRKEFEDLIRRVRWNISVWIKYAQWEESQKDFNRARSVWERALEVDYRNHTLWLKYAEVEMKNKFINHARNVWDRAVTLLPRVDQLWYKYIHMEEMLGNIAGARQIFERWMGWMPDQQGWLSYIKFELRYNEVERARGIFERFVQCHPKVSAWIRFAKFEMKNGEVARARNVYEKAVQKLADDEEAEMLFVAFAEFEERCKETERARCIYKFALDHIPKGRAEDLYRKFVAFEKQYGDKEGIEDAIVGKRRFQYEDEVRKNPLNYDAWFDYIRLEESVTNKVRIREVYERAIANVPPAQEKRYWQRYIYLWINYALYEELDAEDIERTREVYRECLNLIPHEKFSFAKIWLLAAQFEIRQLNLNGARQVLGNAIGKAPKDKIFKKYIEIELQLGNIDRCRKLYEKYLEWSPENCYAWSKYAELERSLSETERARSIFELAIAQPALDMPELLWKDIIFGNCGKGESLLSF encoded by the exons ATGGCTTCCAATAAAGACGGCGATCCTTCTCTTGGCTACCTAACACGAAAAGATACCGAGGTGAAGCTCCCCCGCCCAACCCGAGTTAAGAACAAAACCCCCGCCCCGATACAAATAACAGCGGAACAAATCCTCCGCGAAGCACGAGAACGACAAGAAGCCGATATCCGACCGCCCAAACAGAAAATCACAGACTCAACTGAACTCGGCGATTACCGTCTCCGTAAGAGGAAGGAATTCGAGGACTTAATTCGACGCGTGAGGTGGAATATAAGTGTTTGGATAAAGTACGCGCAATGGGAGGAGTCTCAGAAAGATTTTAATCGCGCGCGTTCAGTTTGGGAACGTGCGCTCGAGGTGGATTACCGGAATCATACTTTATGGCTGAAATACGCAGAGgtggaaatgaaaaacaagttcatAAATCATGCAAGGAATGTGTGGGACCGGGCTGTTACCCTTCTCCCGAGGGTTGATCAGCTCTGGTATAAGTACATTCACATGGAGGAGATGTTGGGGAATATTGCGGGAGCTAGGCAGATTTTTGAGAGATGGATGGGGTGGATGCCGGACCAGCAAGGTTGGCTTTCATATATAAAGTTTGAATTGAGGTATAATGAAGTGGAACGCGCCAGAGGAATTTTTGAGAGGTTTGTTCAGTGTCATCCAAAGGTGAGTGCGTGGATTAGGTTTGCAAAGTTTGAGATGAAGAATGGCGAAGTTGCGAGGGCGAGAAATGTGTATGAAAAGGCGGTTCAGAAGTTAGCTGATGATGAGGAGGCTGAGATGTTGTTTGTTGCATTTGCGGAGTTTGAAGAGAGGTGTAAGGAAACGGAGAGGGCTAGGTGCATTTATAAGTTTGCTTTGGATCATATACCAAAAGGGAGGGCGGAGGATTTATATAGGAAGTTTGTTGCGTTTGAGAAACAGTATGGTGATAAAGAAGGGATTGAGGATGCGATTGTGGGGAAGAGGAGGTTTCAGTATGAAGATGAAGTGAGGAAGAATCCTTTGAATTATGATGCGTGGTTTGACTACATTAGGTTGGAGGAGAGTGTGACAAATAAGGTGAGGATTAGGGAGGTGTATGAACGAGCAATTGCTAATGTCCCGCCTGCTCAAGAGAAGAGATACTGGCAAAGATATATCTATCTATG GATAAATTATGCCCTTTATGAAGAGCTCGATGCGGAAGATATAGAGCGAACGCGGGAGGTATATAG GGAATGCTTGAACCTGATTCCACATGAGAAATTCTCATTTGCGAAAATCTGGCTTTTAGCAGCTCAATTTGAGATCCGACAATTGAATCTGAATGGAGCTCGGCAAGTTTTAGGTAATGCTATTGGAAAAGCTCCTAAAGATAAG atatttaagaaatatattgagATTGAGCTGCAGCTTGGTAATATCGACCGTTGCCGAAAACTCTATGAGAAATATTTAGAGTGGTCGCCTGAGAATTGTTACGCATGGAGCAAATATGCTGAACTGGAGAGGTCCTTGAGTGAAACCGAACGGGCACGATCTATTTTTGAGCTTGCTATAGCACAGCCAGCCTTGGACATGCCGGAGTTGTTGTGGAAG GACATTATTTTTGGAAACTGTGGTAAAGGAGAATCATTGTTGTCATTCTAA
- the LOC7458229 gene encoding uncharacterized protein LOC7458229 isoform X1, whose protein sequence is MASNKDGDPSLGYLTRKDTEVKLPRPTRVKNKTPAPIQITAEQILREARERQEADIRPPKQKITDSTELGDYRLRKRKEFEDLIRRVRWNISVWIKYAQWEESQKDFNRARSVWERALEVDYRNHTLWLKYAEVEMKNKFINHARNVWDRAVTLLPRVDQLWYKYIHMEEMLGNIAGARQIFERWMGWMPDQQGWLSYIKFELRYNEVERARGIFERFVQCHPKVSAWIRFAKFEMKNGEVARARNVYEKAVQKLADDEEAEMLFVAFAEFEERCKETERARCIYKFALDHIPKGRAEDLYRKFVAFEKQYGDKEGIEDAIVGKRRFQYEDEVRKNPLNYDAWFDYIRLEESVTNKVRIREVYERAIANVPPAQEKRYWQRYIYLWINYALYEELDAEDIERTREVYRECLNLIPHEKFSFAKIWLLAAQFEIRQLNLNGARQVLGNAIGKAPKDKIFKKYIEIELQLGNIDRCRKLYEKYLEWSPENCYAWSKYAELERSLSETERARSIFELAIAQPALDMPELLWKAYIDFEISEGEYDRTRELFERLLDRTKHLKVWISCAKFEASAMEEQNLCIQNARRVFEKALNYFRMSAPELKEERAMLLDEWLDMEKSFGQLGDVSLVEPKLPKKLKKRKQIASEDGLAGYEEYIDYVFPEEAHAHNLKILEKAREWKRQRLASGADD, encoded by the exons ATGGCTTCCAATAAAGACGGCGATCCTTCTCTTGGCTACCTAACACGAAAAGATACCGAGGTGAAGCTCCCCCGCCCAACCCGAGTTAAGAACAAAACCCCCGCCCCGATACAAATAACAGCGGAACAAATCCTCCGCGAAGCACGAGAACGACAAGAAGCCGATATCCGACCGCCCAAACAGAAAATCACAGACTCAACTGAACTCGGCGATTACCGTCTCCGTAAGAGGAAGGAATTCGAGGACTTAATTCGACGCGTGAGGTGGAATATAAGTGTTTGGATAAAGTACGCGCAATGGGAGGAGTCTCAGAAAGATTTTAATCGCGCGCGTTCAGTTTGGGAACGTGCGCTCGAGGTGGATTACCGGAATCATACTTTATGGCTGAAATACGCAGAGgtggaaatgaaaaacaagttcatAAATCATGCAAGGAATGTGTGGGACCGGGCTGTTACCCTTCTCCCGAGGGTTGATCAGCTCTGGTATAAGTACATTCACATGGAGGAGATGTTGGGGAATATTGCGGGAGCTAGGCAGATTTTTGAGAGATGGATGGGGTGGATGCCGGACCAGCAAGGTTGGCTTTCATATATAAAGTTTGAATTGAGGTATAATGAAGTGGAACGCGCCAGAGGAATTTTTGAGAGGTTTGTTCAGTGTCATCCAAAGGTGAGTGCGTGGATTAGGTTTGCAAAGTTTGAGATGAAGAATGGCGAAGTTGCGAGGGCGAGAAATGTGTATGAAAAGGCGGTTCAGAAGTTAGCTGATGATGAGGAGGCTGAGATGTTGTTTGTTGCATTTGCGGAGTTTGAAGAGAGGTGTAAGGAAACGGAGAGGGCTAGGTGCATTTATAAGTTTGCTTTGGATCATATACCAAAAGGGAGGGCGGAGGATTTATATAGGAAGTTTGTTGCGTTTGAGAAACAGTATGGTGATAAAGAAGGGATTGAGGATGCGATTGTGGGGAAGAGGAGGTTTCAGTATGAAGATGAAGTGAGGAAGAATCCTTTGAATTATGATGCGTGGTTTGACTACATTAGGTTGGAGGAGAGTGTGACAAATAAGGTGAGGATTAGGGAGGTGTATGAACGAGCAATTGCTAATGTCCCGCCTGCTCAAGAGAAGAGATACTGGCAAAGATATATCTATCTATG GATAAATTATGCCCTTTATGAAGAGCTCGATGCGGAAGATATAGAGCGAACGCGGGAGGTATATAG GGAATGCTTGAACCTGATTCCACATGAGAAATTCTCATTTGCGAAAATCTGGCTTTTAGCAGCTCAATTTGAGATCCGACAATTGAATCTGAATGGAGCTCGGCAAGTTTTAGGTAATGCTATTGGAAAAGCTCCTAAAGATAAG atatttaagaaatatattgagATTGAGCTGCAGCTTGGTAATATCGACCGTTGCCGAAAACTCTATGAGAAATATTTAGAGTGGTCGCCTGAGAATTGTTACGCATGGAGCAAATATGCTGAACTGGAGAGGTCCTTGAGTGAAACCGAACGGGCACGATCTATTTTTGAGCTTGCTATAGCACAGCCAGCCTTGGACATGCCGGAGTTGTTGTGGAAG GCatatattgattttgaaatctCTGAGGGTGAATATGATAGAACTCGGGAACTTTTTGAGAGGCTCCTGGATCGCACAAAGCATCTAAAAGTTTGGATCAGCTGTGCAAAATTTGAGGCATCTGCCATGGAAGAACAGAACTTGTGCATTCAAAATGCAAGAA GGGTTTTTGAGAAAGCTTTAAACTACTTCAGAATGTCCGCCCCTGAACTGAAAGAAGAAAGAGCTATGCTCTTAGATGAATGGTTGGACATGGAGAAAAGTTTTGGCCAGCTTGGTGATGTTAGCCTTGTCGAGCCTAAGCTGCCTAAGAAACTGAAAAAGAGAAAGCAGATTGCTTCTGAAGACGGCCTGGCTGG GTACGAGGAATACATAGATTATGTATTTCCAGAAGAAGCTCATGCCCATAATCTCAAAATCTTGGAAAAAGCACGGGAATGGAAGAGGCAAAGGCTTGCTTCTGGTGCTGACGATTAG
- the LOC7458229 gene encoding uncharacterized protein LOC7458229 isoform X3 yields the protein MASNKDGDPSLGYLTRKDTEVKLPRPTRVKNKTPAPIQITAEQILREARERQEADIRPPKQKITDSTELGDYRLRKRKEFEDLIRRVRWNISVWIKYAQWEESQKDFNRARSVWERALEVDYRNHTLWLKYAEVEMKNKFINHARNVWDRAVTLLPRVDQLWYKYIHMEEMLGNIAGARQIFERWMGWMPDQQGWLSYIKFELRYNEVERARGIFERFVQCHPKVSAWIRFAKFEMKNGEVARARNVYEKAVQKLADDEEAEMLFVAFAEFEERCKETERARCIYKFALDHIPKGRAEDLYRKFVAFEKQYGDKEGIEDAIVGKRRFQYEDEVRKNPLNYDAWFDYIRLEESVTNKVRIREVYERAIANVPPAQEKRYWQRYIYLWINYALYEELDAEDIERTREVYRECLNLIPHEKFSFAKIWLLAAQFEIRQLNLNGARQVLGNAIGKAPKDKIFKKYIEIELQLGNIDRCRKLYEKYLEWSPENCYAWSKYAELERSLSETERARSIFELAIAQPALDMPELLWKLGFLL from the exons ATGGCTTCCAATAAAGACGGCGATCCTTCTCTTGGCTACCTAACACGAAAAGATACCGAGGTGAAGCTCCCCCGCCCAACCCGAGTTAAGAACAAAACCCCCGCCCCGATACAAATAACAGCGGAACAAATCCTCCGCGAAGCACGAGAACGACAAGAAGCCGATATCCGACCGCCCAAACAGAAAATCACAGACTCAACTGAACTCGGCGATTACCGTCTCCGTAAGAGGAAGGAATTCGAGGACTTAATTCGACGCGTGAGGTGGAATATAAGTGTTTGGATAAAGTACGCGCAATGGGAGGAGTCTCAGAAAGATTTTAATCGCGCGCGTTCAGTTTGGGAACGTGCGCTCGAGGTGGATTACCGGAATCATACTTTATGGCTGAAATACGCAGAGgtggaaatgaaaaacaagttcatAAATCATGCAAGGAATGTGTGGGACCGGGCTGTTACCCTTCTCCCGAGGGTTGATCAGCTCTGGTATAAGTACATTCACATGGAGGAGATGTTGGGGAATATTGCGGGAGCTAGGCAGATTTTTGAGAGATGGATGGGGTGGATGCCGGACCAGCAAGGTTGGCTTTCATATATAAAGTTTGAATTGAGGTATAATGAAGTGGAACGCGCCAGAGGAATTTTTGAGAGGTTTGTTCAGTGTCATCCAAAGGTGAGTGCGTGGATTAGGTTTGCAAAGTTTGAGATGAAGAATGGCGAAGTTGCGAGGGCGAGAAATGTGTATGAAAAGGCGGTTCAGAAGTTAGCTGATGATGAGGAGGCTGAGATGTTGTTTGTTGCATTTGCGGAGTTTGAAGAGAGGTGTAAGGAAACGGAGAGGGCTAGGTGCATTTATAAGTTTGCTTTGGATCATATACCAAAAGGGAGGGCGGAGGATTTATATAGGAAGTTTGTTGCGTTTGAGAAACAGTATGGTGATAAAGAAGGGATTGAGGATGCGATTGTGGGGAAGAGGAGGTTTCAGTATGAAGATGAAGTGAGGAAGAATCCTTTGAATTATGATGCGTGGTTTGACTACATTAGGTTGGAGGAGAGTGTGACAAATAAGGTGAGGATTAGGGAGGTGTATGAACGAGCAATTGCTAATGTCCCGCCTGCTCAAGAGAAGAGATACTGGCAAAGATATATCTATCTATG GATAAATTATGCCCTTTATGAAGAGCTCGATGCGGAAGATATAGAGCGAACGCGGGAGGTATATAG GGAATGCTTGAACCTGATTCCACATGAGAAATTCTCATTTGCGAAAATCTGGCTTTTAGCAGCTCAATTTGAGATCCGACAATTGAATCTGAATGGAGCTCGGCAAGTTTTAGGTAATGCTATTGGAAAAGCTCCTAAAGATAAG atatttaagaaatatattgagATTGAGCTGCAGCTTGGTAATATCGACCGTTGCCGAAAACTCTATGAGAAATATTTAGAGTGGTCGCCTGAGAATTGTTACGCATGGAGCAAATATGCTGAACTGGAGAGGTCCTTGAGTGAAACCGAACGGGCACGATCTATTTTTGAGCTTGCTATAGCACAGCCAGCCTTGGACATGCCGGAGTTGTTGTGGAAG TTAGGTTTCCTCTTGTAG
- the LOC7497828 gene encoding COP1-interactive protein 1: protein MEFVGSHEDPENIEQMKETKRDIEHKVGKILKLIQNNGPAKKGKIPEDSKKRSELVELVEDFHKQYQSLHAQYDYLRAEMGNKAPGRKEQESSSSSSFSDSEYYSPDIASSLIIDMHLEASDGTAGELDAASLEVTGLKHRLTSATAENEALRTKYSAELQEADTVNKQNRELSALVKVHELHDSQASAQIKELEGQLATLKTEMDSLCTLKKDFEAQIENKAAEAKHLQEKNSQLLSRVSELELMSKEKGDEISTIQKQLKDGEKNFTSRIEDLMAQVNNLQLETVSLRSQNAKLEASKRKEVSAQAKGLKNRINILQKELDSFRGEKSQLEAQLNMKTKEVVENLLRTETLEGEIAKKAITEQELLKEKETFLVQREDLELEANSIRNQKNRLEELIRSKNQETDQLREEGERMHARILELEGILLDRGDSFSPCQKEYESRENEASTQIMALKSQVFSLQQDLDSLLSEKSLLETQNERLRRDVMQIQFQMENEVHNLTSKIEEQQKILKDKEDTIKKLTEETKVVRHHLLDSPKYRSLDSPKYRSLDSPRTNPQSLERKIEELAGSFHMKMENHIRILYQRILVAEQIHAETKDGYKKMKDRLDQENIELNEKTTAFEAELRKIREMLLDAGEVFSGAETMLKKFYEDNEILSDPICRISNELQFAKRWITETKDEIKKLKHNVDSLTLQLNGKEEKELLLREKVWKLEAKLSKEGGEKLNSVSQLERKVVYLEQQVKHKEDIFLGVSEEKREAIRQLCILVDYHRSRYDHLREAISKKTVHIKRVA from the exons ATGGAGTTCGTAGGCAGCCATGAAGATCCTGAAAACATCGAACAAATGAAAGAGACTAAAAGAG ACATTGAACATAAAGTGGGAAAGATCTTGAAGCTTATACAGAATAATGGCCCAGCCAAGAAGGGTAAGATCCCGGAAGATTCAAAGAAAAGATCAGAACTTGTTGAACTTGTCGAGGATTTTCACAAACAGTACCAGTCTCTCCACGCACAATATGATTATCTCAGAGCAGAGATGGGGAACAAGGCTCCAGGCAGGAAAGAGCAGGAAAGTTCTTCCTCTTCATCCTTCTCCGATTCAGAGTATTATTCTCCAGACATAGCCAGTAGCCTCATCATAGATATGCATCTTGAAGCATCAGACGGCACTGCTGGGGAACTTGATGCTGCAAGCTTAGAAGTAACTGGGCTGAAGCATAGGTTGACCTCTGCTACTGCTGAAAACGAAGCTTTACGCACCAAATACAGCGCAGAATTACAAGAAGCAGACACCGTCAACAAGCAAAATAGGGAACTTTCAGCTCTTGTGAAGGTACATGAGCTTCATGACAGTCAAGCATCAGCTCAGATAAAGGAGCTGGAGGGACAGTTAGCTACACTGAAAACTGAGATGGATTCCTTGTGCACCCTGAAGAAAGATTTCGAGGCACAGATTGAAAACAAAGCAGCTGAAGCTAAACATCTTCAAGAGAAAAACTCTCAGCTGCTTTCACGTGTTTCGGAACTTGAACTGATGTCAAAAGAGAAAGGGGATGAGATATCTACAATCCAGAAGCAACTGAAGGATGGTGAGAAGAATTTCACATCTAGAATTGAAGATCTAATGGCACAGGTCAACAATCTGCAGTTGGAGACGGTTTCTTTACGTTCTCAGAATGCTAAACTGGAAGCAAGTAAGCGGAAGGAAGTATCAGCTCAAGCCAAGGGCTTAAAGAACCGAATTAATATTTTGCAGAAGGAATTGGACTCCTTTCGAGGTGAGAAATCTCAACTGGAAGCTCAACTGAACATGAAAACCAAAGAAGTTGTGGAAAACCTGCTCCGGACAGAGACTTTGGAAGGTGAAATAGCAAAGAAGGCTATAACTGAACAGGAACTgctaaaagagaaagaaacctTTCTTGTGCAAAGAGAGGACCTGGAACTAGAAGCGAACTCTATCCGAAACCAAAAGAACAGGCTGGAAGAGCTGATAAGAAGTAAGAACCAAGAGACAGATCAGTTGCGAGAAGAAGGGGAGAGGATGCACGCTAGAATACTAGAACTGGAGGGGATCTTATTAGATAGAGGGGATTCCTTTTCTCCTTGTCAGAAAGAATATGAGAGCAGAGAGAATGAAGCTTCTACTCAGATTATGGCCTTGAAATCACAGGTTTTTAGCTTACAACAGGATTTGGATTCCTTGCTGAGTGAGAAGAGTTTATTGGAGACACAAAACGAGAGACTAAGGCGAGATGTTATGCAAATCCAGTTTCAGATGGAAAATGAAGTTCACAATTTAACGAGCAAGATTGAAGAGCAGCAGAAAATCCTGAAAGACAAGGAGGATACTATAAAAAAGCTAACTGAGGAGACTAAAGTAGTCAGACATCATTTGCTGGATTCTCCAAAATATCGGTCATTGGATTCTCCAAAATATCGGTCGCTGGATTCCCCAAGGACAAATCCTCAATCTTTAGAAAGGAAGATAGAAGAACTAGCAGGGAGCTTCCACATGAAAATGGAAAATCATATTCGAATCTTGTATCAGAGGATTTTAGTTGCCGAACAAATTCATGCTGAAACCAAAGATGGCTACAAGAAGATGAAAGACAGACTTGATCAAGAAAACATAGAGcttaatgaaaaaacaacagCATTTGAAGCTGAATTGAGGAAGATAAGGGAGATGTTATTGGATGCAGGAGAGGTATTTTCAGGAGCGGAAACAATGCTCAAGAAATTCTACGAGGACAATGAAATTCTCTCGGACCCCATTTGCCGAATCTCAAACGAGCTTCAGTTTGCGAAGAGATGGATCACAGAAACAAAGGATGAGATAAAAAAGCTGAAACATAACGTGGATAGTTTGACATTGCAACTGAATGGCAAGGAAGAGAAGGAGCTCTTGCTAAGAGAAAAGGTGTGGAAACTGGAAGCAAAGCTGAGCAAGGAAGGAGGAGAAAAGCTGAATTCTGTTAGTCAGCTTGAGAGAAAGGTAGTATATTTAGAGCAGCAGGTAAAACACAAGGAAGATATTTTTCTGGGTGTTAGTGAGGAGAAGAGGGAGGCCATAAGGCAGCTTTGTATCTTGGTCGATTACCATCGCAGCCGCTATGATCATCTCAGAGAAGCAATATCAAAGAAGACTGTTCATATCAAGAGAGTGGCTTAG